From Dermochelys coriacea isolate rDerCor1 chromosome 9, rDerCor1.pri.v4, whole genome shotgun sequence, one genomic window encodes:
- the HTR2B gene encoding 5-hydroxytryptamine receptor 2B, with product MSEQNTIPEYILLGTKMSYPLIGYGSGNGSLTQLSVTGEFKQNYLNDEQGNRPRWAALLILMVIIPTIGGNILVILAVSLEKKLQYATNYFLMSLAVADLLVGLFVMPIALIIILFDNAWPLPPDLCPVWLFLDVLFSTASIMHLCAISLDRYIAIKKPIQASQYNSRATALIKITVVWLISIGIAIPIPIRGIEDGDGTSTNITCVLTPERFRDFILYGSLAAFFVPLAIMIVTYFLTIQVLRKKAYLINKPPQRLTWSTVSTVFQRDGTPGSSPEKVAMLDGSRKDKVLPSTNEEMFIRRMSTAGKKSVQTISNEQRASKVLGIVFFLFLLMWCPFFITNITSVLCDSCSQEVIQRLMEIFVWIGYVSSGVNPLVYTLFNKTFRQAFGRYITCNYRTGKPMKALRKCSSRISFRNSMAENSKLFVMHGTRNGISPVMYQSPMRLHSSPIQSSSAILLDTLLLTENEVDKTEEQVSYV from the exons ATGTCTGAGCAAAACACAATTCCTGAATACATCCTGCTGGGCACAAAGATGTCCTATCCCTTAATCGGGTATGGATCTGGCAATGGATCTTTGACACAGCTCTCAGTAACAGGGGAATTCAAACAGAACTACTTGAATGACGAACAGGGGAATAGACCACGGTGGGCAGCTCTGCTGATCCTAATGGTTATAATCCCCACCATTGGGGGAAATATACTTGTTATACTGGCTGTGTCCCTGGAGAAAAAGTTGCAATATGCCACAAATTATTTCCTTATGTCCTTGGCGGTGGCAGACTTGCTGGTTGGATTGTTTGTGATGCCGATTGCCCTTATCATCATACTGTTTG ATAATGCATGGCCGCTTCCACCTGACTTGTGCCCTGTCTGGCTATTTCTTGATGTCCTCTTTTCCACAGCATCCATTATGCATCTCTGCGCCATCTCACTGGACCGTTATATTGCCATAAAAAAGCCAATCCAGGCCAGTCAATACAACTCTCGGGCTACAGCTCTCATCAAAATAACTGTGGTGTGGCTCATTTCAATAG GCATTGCCATTCCAATCCCGATCAGAGGTATAGAGGATGGAGACGGCACGTCCACAAACATCACATGTGTCCTGACACCCGAACGTTTTCGTGACTTCATCCTATATGGGTCGCTAGCTGCATTCTTTGTTCCGCTTGCAATTATGATAGTCACTTACTTTCTGACCATACAAGTGCTACGTAAGAAGGCCTACTTGATCAACAAGCCACCTCAGCGCCTAACTTGGTCTACCGTGTCTACAGTATTCCAACGGGATGGAACACCCGGCTCATCGCCTGAAAAGGTGGCGATGTTAGATGGCTCCAGAAAGGATAAGGTTTTGCCCAGCACAAACGAAGAGATGTTCATACGCAGAATGTCCACTGCTGGAAAAAAGTCTGTGCAGACCATCAGCAATGAACAAAGGGCCTCAAAAGTCCTGGGgattgtattttttcttttcttgttgatGTGGTGCCCATTCTTTATAACAAACATAACTTCTGTTCTGTGTGACTCCTGTAGCCAGGAAGTTATTCAAAGGCTCATGGAAATATTTGTTTGGATAGGATATGTATCCTCAGGGGTGAACCCTCTGGTCTACACGCTCTTCAACAAGACATTCAGGCAGGCATTCGGCAGGTACATCACCTGCAATTATCGGACCGGAAAGCCAATGAAGGCCCTTCGGAAATGCTCCAGCAGGATCTCCTTCAGAAACTCAATGGCAGAAAACTCCAAACTCTTTGTGATGCATGGGACGCGAAATGGAATTAGTCCTGTTATGTACCAGAGCCCAATGAGGCTTCATAGCTCACCAATCCAGTCATCGTCAGCCATTCTACTGGACACATTGCTGCTCACAGAGAATGAAGTTGATAAAACAGAAGAACAAGTGAGCTATGTATAA